Proteins encoded by one window of Lepeophtheirus salmonis chromosome 3, UVic_Lsal_1.4, whole genome shotgun sequence:
- the LOC139905029 gene encoding uncharacterized protein: MILEFQQCNSLKQNIGNTPHKFKFCARSSTSGILYDFEQYVGKITTVSHKNNKPVTIASAYVGNNQGCTVKLWQVAEKKHINFPVPTIVKEYKPNLGGVDLNEMLVALYRIKIDVKRILYHFVDAAIVNSWLMYFMTFQKPWFCQILKKKIFSKYL, translated from the exons ATGATACTAGAATTTCAG CAATGTAACTCATTGAAGCAAAATATAGGAAATACAcctcataaatttaaattttgtgctAGAAGTAGTACAAGTGGCATCCTATATGACTTTGAACAATATGTAGGAAAAATAACTACAGTGTCTCATA AAAACAATAAGCCTGTAACTATTGCATCTGCTTATGTGGGTAATAATCAAGGATGTACTGTGAAGCTATGGCAAGTAGCTGAAAAAAAGCATATAAATTTTCCTGTTCCTACAATCGTGAAAGAATACAAACCGAACTTGGGTGGTGTTGACCTAAATGAAATGCTTGTGGCTCTGTACAGAATAAAAATAGATGTGAAAAGGATATTATACCATTTTGTGGATGCAGCAATAGTCAATTCTTGGCTAATGTACTTCATGACATTCCAAAAACCAtggttttgtcaaattttgaaaaaaaaaatattttcaaaatacttatga